A single genomic interval of Dyella sp. GSA-30 harbors:
- a CDS encoding M13 family metallopeptidase, whose amino-acid sequence MKKSLLKPLAFAVTLSLCGVAAAATDTFNIQDLNSKIDPCSDFNGFVNAKWVAANPIPADRTRWGSFDALREDSLKAQRIIVEAAAKSAADAKAGSIEQKIGYLYATGMNEAAIDKAGFDPIKPQLARIAALKTPADIATYISDTYAQGTPVLFRFGGNADFKDSDKQIAYAGQGGLGLPTPDYYTKPDYEKIRVAYVAHIAKLLQLTGVSAADAKTQADAAMKFETRLAAVSLPPTEMRKPENRYHFISIADADKVTPHFDWATFFKTQHADVTDGFSLSQPAFFGEVDKMLTDVPAAQWQAYLRFHAINNAAAYLSKPFQQEDFAFNKSTLNGQKEMEVRWKISLATVNESMGMALGELYVAKNFSPDSKQRAEQLVNNLRAAYKSRIENLEWMSAATKQKALEKWATFVPKIGYPDKWRDWSGLQLTPDNYFANVHAADKFNYDYMVGKIGKPVDRTEWGMTPQTVNAYYNSQKNEIVFPAAILQPPFFSATADDALNYGGIGAVIGHEMGHGYDDQGSKFDAKGNNVNWWTDADRKAFEERTAKLAAQFNGYEALPGKFVNGQLTMGENIGDLGGLNAAYDALQMALKNNPKEANEKIDGYTQDQRFFLNWARVWRGNIRPEAQLTSLNTDPHAPAQFRAIGAPSNMAAFAQAFQCKAGSNMVRASDKQVKIW is encoded by the coding sequence ATGAAAAAGAGCCTTCTCAAGCCGCTGGCCTTCGCGGTGACCTTAAGCCTTTGCGGCGTCGCCGCAGCCGCGACGGACACATTCAACATCCAGGATCTGAACAGCAAGATCGATCCCTGCTCCGACTTCAACGGCTTCGTCAACGCCAAGTGGGTCGCGGCCAACCCGATCCCTGCCGATCGCACGCGCTGGGGTTCGTTCGACGCTCTGCGCGAAGACAGCCTCAAGGCGCAGCGAATCATTGTGGAAGCGGCGGCCAAGAGCGCCGCGGATGCCAAGGCAGGGTCGATCGAACAGAAGATCGGCTATCTGTACGCCACCGGCATGAACGAAGCGGCCATCGACAAAGCCGGCTTCGATCCGATCAAGCCGCAGCTGGCGCGCATCGCCGCACTGAAAACCCCGGCGGATATCGCAACCTATATCAGCGATACCTACGCCCAAGGCACGCCGGTGCTGTTCCGCTTCGGCGGCAACGCCGACTTCAAGGATTCGGACAAGCAGATCGCCTATGCCGGCCAGGGCGGCCTGGGCTTGCCCACTCCCGATTACTACACCAAGCCCGACTACGAAAAGATCCGTGTCGCCTATGTCGCACATATCGCCAAGCTCCTGCAATTGACCGGCGTGTCGGCTGCCGACGCAAAGACGCAGGCCGATGCGGCCATGAAATTCGAAACCCGCCTGGCAGCTGTCTCGTTGCCGCCGACCGAGATGCGCAAGCCGGAAAACCGCTATCACTTCATCAGCATCGCCGATGCCGACAAGGTGACGCCGCATTTCGACTGGGCCACGTTCTTCAAGACGCAGCATGCAGACGTTACCGACGGCTTCTCGCTGTCGCAGCCGGCGTTCTTCGGCGAAGTGGACAAGATGCTTACCGATGTACCGGCGGCCCAATGGCAGGCCTATCTGCGCTTCCACGCGATCAATAATGCCGCAGCCTATCTGTCCAAGCCGTTCCAGCAGGAAGACTTCGCCTTCAACAAGAGCACCTTGAATGGCCAGAAGGAAATGGAAGTGCGCTGGAAAATTTCGCTGGCCACGGTCAACGAGAGCATGGGCATGGCGCTCGGCGAGCTCTATGTCGCGAAGAACTTCTCGCCCGATTCCAAGCAGCGCGCCGAGCAACTGGTGAACAACCTGCGCGCCGCCTATAAGTCGCGCATCGAGAACCTGGAATGGATGAGCGCAGCAACCAAGCAGAAGGCGCTGGAAAAATGGGCGACCTTCGTACCGAAGATCGGCTACCCGGACAAGTGGCGCGACTGGAGCGGCCTGCAGCTGACGCCGGACAACTACTTTGCCAACGTCCACGCCGCCGACAAGTTCAACTACGATTATATGGTCGGCAAGATCGGCAAGCCGGTCGACCGCACTGAGTGGGGCATGACGCCGCAAACGGTCAACGCCTATTACAACTCGCAGAAGAACGAGATTGTCTTCCCTGCCGCCATCCTGCAGCCGCCGTTCTTCTCGGCGACCGCCGACGATGCACTCAACTACGGCGGCATCGGCGCGGTGATTGGCCATGAAATGGGCCATGGCTATGACGACCAGGGCAGCAAGTTCGACGCCAAGGGCAATAACGTCAACTGGTGGACCGATGCCGATCGCAAGGCGTTCGAGGAACGCACCGCCAAGCTGGCCGCTCAGTTCAACGGTTATGAGGCGTTGCCCGGCAAGTTCGTCAACGGCCAGCTGACCATGGGCGAGAACATCGGCGATCTGGGCGGCCTCAACGCAGCCTACGACGCCTTGCAGATGGCGTTGAAGAACAATCCGAAAGAAGCGAACGAGAAGATCGACGGCTACACGCAGGACCAGCGCTTCTTTCTCAACTGGGCGCGCGTATGGCGCGGCAATATCCGTCCCGAAGCGCAGCTCACCTCGCTCAACACCGATCCGCACGCACCGGCGCAGTTCCGCGCTATCGGTGCGCCGTCGAACATGGCCGCTTTCGCGCAGGCGTTCCAGTGCAAGGCCGGCTCGAACATGGTCCGCGCCAGCGATAAGCAGGTAAAGATCTGGTAA
- a CDS encoding MtnX-like HAD-IB family phosphatase: protein MTAWKILCDFDGTISVEDVIDSLLDRFGRPGWETLERDWRAGKIGSRECMTGQVDLLDMTRVELDKHLSTLWIDHAFPDFVAKARELNTPIRVVSDGLDYAIHQILGRYGLDDLPLAANHLAPATPQRQWQLTSPFQAEGCRSGTCKCACVEQARQGGHKTLLIGDGASDFCAADRVDFVFAKHRLIEHCRHAGIPYVPITGFEDALELLPKLLDGSLTEYVVPAVATAAIR from the coding sequence GTGACTGCGTGGAAAATCCTCTGCGATTTCGATGGCACCATCTCCGTCGAAGACGTGATCGACTCGCTGCTGGATCGTTTCGGCCGTCCCGGTTGGGAGACGCTGGAGCGGGATTGGCGTGCGGGCAAGATCGGTTCGCGTGAGTGCATGACCGGACAGGTTGACTTGCTCGACATGACCCGGGTTGAGCTGGACAAGCATCTGTCCACGTTGTGGATCGATCATGCCTTCCCGGATTTCGTCGCCAAGGCGCGCGAATTGAACACGCCGATCCGCGTGGTCAGCGACGGTCTCGATTACGCCATTCACCAGATCCTGGGGCGTTACGGTCTGGATGACCTGCCGCTGGCCGCCAATCACCTGGCGCCCGCCACGCCGCAGCGTCAATGGCAGCTGACCTCGCCCTTCCAGGCCGAAGGTTGCCGCAGCGGCACCTGCAAGTGCGCCTGTGTCGAGCAGGCCCGCCAGGGTGGCCACAAGACCCTTCTGATCGGTGACGGTGCGTCCGACTTCTGCGCCGCCGACCGCGTCGATTTTGTTTTTGCCAAGCATCGCCTGATCGAGCATTGCCGCCACGCCGGCATTCCCTACGTGCCGATCACCGGCTTCGAAGATGCCTTGGAGCTGTTGCCCAAGTTGCTCGATGGCAGCCTCACCGAATACGTCGTCCCTGCGGTCGCCACGGCTGCGATCCGCTAA
- a CDS encoding ABC transporter permease codes for MVALARKTLVYEWRRFLPAILAVCFAGLLQLLQAALVLGIFGSASVYITGSSADLWAGYPGTQSVNLGRSIDTDVEMRLLMDPAISRVEPFHWVDADWRGPSDNGGVSVFVSGIDPRPDGLMFSQALSPELRQRLNEPNAVVVDRADLSSLGVNVGDSAIINGRRVQVVGVGSGLRALGGVNVVASLATARDLDTDSANVGRMTYFVAKLHNPADARVVAKRLRGATSFGPYEVWTAKNFARRSKMYWMLDTGAGAAVLFLAGIVFLVGAVITSQTLVAAVVGSVREYATLNALGVGVGALRKVVLEQAFWVGALGLLGSLILGGVLFLLARSYSVPVAFSFAAIIACVVLILGLAIVSGLAAMRSLRRADPATLLR; via the coding sequence ATGGTCGCTCTCGCGCGCAAGACGCTGGTCTACGAATGGCGCCGCTTTCTGCCCGCCATCCTCGCCGTGTGCTTCGCCGGGTTGCTGCAGTTGCTGCAGGCCGCCCTAGTGCTGGGCATTTTCGGCAGCGCCAGCGTCTATATCACCGGATCGTCGGCCGACCTTTGGGCCGGTTATCCGGGTACGCAGAGCGTCAACCTGGGCCGATCGATCGATACCGACGTGGAAATGCGCTTGCTGATGGATCCGGCGATAAGCCGCGTCGAGCCGTTCCATTGGGTCGATGCCGACTGGCGCGGCCCCAGCGACAACGGTGGCGTATCGGTATTCGTATCGGGCATCGATCCGCGCCCGGACGGCCTGATGTTTTCGCAAGCGCTATCGCCCGAGCTGCGGCAACGCTTGAACGAACCCAATGCGGTGGTCGTCGATCGCGCCGATCTGAGCAGCCTGGGCGTCAACGTCGGCGACAGCGCCATCATTAACGGTCGCCGCGTGCAGGTCGTTGGCGTGGGCTCCGGCTTGCGCGCACTCGGCGGCGTCAATGTGGTGGCTTCGCTCGCTACCGCACGTGACCTGGACACCGATTCGGCCAATGTCGGTCGCATGACCTACTTCGTCGCCAAGCTGCATAACCCGGCCGATGCGCGCGTGGTGGCCAAGCGCTTGCGCGGGGCCACCAGTTTCGGTCCGTACGAGGTATGGACGGCCAAGAATTTCGCACGCCGCTCGAAGATGTACTGGATGCTGGACACCGGCGCCGGTGCCGCCGTGCTGTTTCTGGCGGGTATCGTGTTCCTGGTCGGCGCGGTGATCACCAGCCAGACACTGGTCGCGGCCGTGGTCGGCTCGGTGCGCGAATACGCCACGCTCAATGCATTAGGCGTGGGTGTGGGCGCATTGCGCAAGGTCGTACTCGAACAGGCGTTCTGGGTCGGTGCGCTGGGCCTGCTTGGCAGCCTCATATTGGGTGGCGTGCTGTTTCTGCTGGCGCGCAGCTACAGCGTGCCGGTGGCCTTTTCGTTTGCCGCGATCATCGCCTGCGTCGTGCTGATTCTTGGCCTGGCCATCGTTTCGGGTCTCGCCGCGATGCGCAGCCTGCGCCGTGCCGATCCGGCCACCTTGTTGAGATAA
- a CDS encoding HlyD family efflux transporter periplasmic adaptor subunit, whose translation MSSRLFYPSLLLIAAASLAACSGRDSNQTTAQAAAPAYQAVARGRVDIEGGLLRLAMPRDGVVAEIKVHEGDNVHKGQLLARLDTQPAQLAIDAAQAEQQQAQAQATLLQTRIKAAQQRAQRLASAAAAGAADGQSADDARQAADQLQGELENTRAAATLAAQKLAAARYELTQRSLNAPVDGQIVSRTIQPGATVSTSSGPAFVLLPDAPRIVRAELNESFVGVVHEGMQAEVIEDGGSGGTPLHARVLRIGAVFGASTLEEDPMVRSTTRSVECVLVFDQAPPASLRIGQRVLVRFPANSKAGTPAS comes from the coding sequence ATGAGTTCGCGCTTGTTTTACCCGTCGCTGCTGTTGATCGCAGCCGCCAGCCTGGCGGCCTGCTCGGGCAGGGACTCGAACCAGACCACGGCACAGGCCGCCGCGCCGGCCTACCAAGCCGTTGCGCGCGGTCGTGTCGACATCGAGGGCGGTCTGCTGCGCCTTGCCATGCCGCGCGATGGCGTAGTGGCCGAGATCAAGGTGCACGAGGGCGACAACGTACACAAAGGCCAGTTGCTCGCTCGACTGGATACGCAGCCGGCGCAGTTGGCCATCGACGCCGCGCAGGCCGAGCAACAACAGGCACAAGCTCAGGCGACCTTGCTGCAGACACGCATCAAGGCCGCACAACAGCGCGCACAACGCCTGGCCAGTGCCGCGGCTGCCGGAGCGGCCGATGGCCAGAGCGCGGACGACGCGCGCCAGGCCGCCGACCAGTTGCAGGGTGAGCTGGAAAATACCCGCGCTGCAGCCACGTTGGCGGCACAGAAACTCGCGGCCGCACGCTATGAGCTGACCCAGCGCAGCCTCAACGCGCCGGTGGACGGCCAGATCGTCAGCCGTACGATCCAGCCTGGCGCGACCGTATCTACGTCCTCGGGCCCCGCCTTCGTGCTGCTTCCCGATGCCCCGCGAATCGTGCGCGCCGAACTCAACGAGTCCTTCGTCGGCGTCGTCCATGAAGGCATGCAGGCCGAGGTCATTGAAGACGGCGGCAGCGGTGGCACGCCACTGCATGCACGCGTGCTTCGCATCGGCGCCGTGTTCGGCGCCAGCACCCTGGAAGAGGACCCCATGGTTCGCTCGACCACGCGCTCGGTGGAATGCGTGCTGGTGTTCGACCAGGCCCCGCCGGCGTCGTTGCGCATCGGACAACGTGTGCTCGTGCGCTTCCCCGCCAACAGCAAGGCAGGAACGCCCGCATCGTGA
- a CDS encoding GNAT family N-acetyltransferase produces the protein MSHAITLSFRPAVVADVPAIVPLVESAYRGESGLRGWTTESHLLDGQRTDPPAVAAIIEAPDSMVLLAESNGALQACCQLERQERAGYFGMFAVVPTLQGAGIGKAVLAEAERFAREVWGCEAMRMTVIEQRDELIQWYERRGYRLTGEHEPFPYGQERFGIPRRDDLRFVVLSKLLTVAA, from the coding sequence ATGTCACACGCCATTACACTCAGCTTCCGACCGGCCGTCGTGGCCGATGTCCCTGCCATCGTGCCCCTGGTCGAATCCGCCTATCGCGGCGAATCGGGCCTGCGCGGCTGGACCACCGAATCGCATCTGCTCGACGGTCAGCGCACCGATCCGCCAGCTGTGGCGGCCATTATCGAGGCGCCCGACAGCATGGTGCTGCTTGCCGAAAGTAACGGCGCGTTACAGGCTTGCTGCCAGCTGGAGCGGCAAGAGCGGGCCGGCTACTTCGGCATGTTCGCTGTGGTTCCGACGCTGCAAGGTGCCGGTATCGGCAAGGCTGTACTGGCTGAGGCCGAGCGATTCGCACGTGAGGTCTGGGGTTGCGAAGCGATGCGCATGACGGTGATCGAACAGCGCGATGAATTGATTCAATGGTATGAGCGGCGCGGCTATCGACTGACCGGCGAGCATGAGCCGTTTCCCTATGGCCAGGAGCGTTTCGGCATACCGCGCCGCGACGACCTGCGTTTTGTCGTGCTGTCCAAGTTGTTGACGGTGGCTGCATGA
- a CDS encoding TolC family protein, with product MGLVLLAGCSAAPLPALKPSVPDAWRNMPADARPAQADLREWWKALGDPELDTLIDRALQNNLDLAQAAERLRAARILNGHSHDSYLPSLSLRTNDVIDPDTSASFFVVGFDALWELPLFGTWKNAGRVAQSQENQAAAAMRGARVSLVAEVTRRWVELRSAQQQMRTLTAMRDAQQEKVRLLGVREQLKLSPPAEVARAQAELARAQAALAEPQQAINNSAQQLAVLLGQNEPDDAWLQPGPQPQLGDWQVTKAPGDLLRTRPEIAAAEAEVLRTAGEAGLSHADVLPHIGIGTSLQWSTNIARNHRVHTGEGIFSVGPVIDMPLFDWGQRLATAHAKDHQLQAAVLAYRQAVLQGVAEVEMAMGDLEQLRGREQFSQSALDSLDQSTAAAQKRTELQLSSTLDLQDSVLEQQRAQLDLISARAARDLAYVSLYKALGGAPIAADKPHDKHAAGKN from the coding sequence ATGGGCCTGGTGCTGCTGGCGGGCTGCTCCGCCGCCCCCCTGCCCGCACTGAAACCGTCCGTACCCGATGCCTGGCGCAATATGCCGGCCGATGCGCGCCCCGCGCAGGCCGACCTGCGCGAATGGTGGAAAGCGCTGGGCGATCCGGAGCTGGATACCCTGATCGACCGCGCCTTGCAGAACAACCTGGATCTGGCTCAGGCAGCGGAGCGCCTGCGCGCCGCGCGAATCTTGAACGGCCATAGCCACGACAGCTACCTGCCGTCGCTGAGCCTGCGCACCAATGACGTGATCGACCCGGATACCAGCGCGTCGTTCTTCGTGGTCGGTTTCGATGCGCTATGGGAACTCCCGCTTTTCGGGACCTGGAAAAACGCCGGTCGCGTTGCCCAGAGCCAGGAAAACCAGGCCGCCGCCGCCATGCGTGGCGCGCGCGTCTCCCTGGTGGCCGAGGTCACGCGACGCTGGGTCGAACTGCGCTCAGCCCAACAGCAGATGCGCACACTGACCGCGATGCGCGACGCGCAACAAGAAAAAGTGCGCCTGCTTGGCGTACGTGAACAGTTGAAGCTGAGCCCTCCGGCCGAGGTGGCGCGCGCCCAAGCCGAACTGGCACGTGCCCAGGCGGCCCTGGCCGAACCGCAGCAAGCCATCAATAACAGCGCACAGCAGCTGGCGGTGTTGCTTGGCCAGAACGAACCCGACGACGCGTGGCTGCAACCGGGGCCGCAGCCGCAACTGGGCGACTGGCAAGTCACCAAGGCGCCCGGCGACCTGCTGCGCACCCGGCCGGAAATCGCCGCCGCCGAGGCCGAAGTGCTGCGCACAGCGGGCGAGGCAGGCCTGAGCCATGCCGACGTCCTGCCGCATATCGGCATCGGCACGTCGCTGCAATGGTCCACCAACATCGCACGCAACCATCGCGTGCATACAGGCGAAGGCATTTTTTCGGTTGGCCCGGTGATCGACATGCCGCTGTTCGATTGGGGCCAACGGTTGGCTACCGCCCACGCCAAGGATCATCAGCTGCAGGCAGCCGTGCTGGCCTATCGCCAGGCGGTGTTGCAGGGCGTGGCCGAAGTGGAAATGGCGATGGGCGATCTGGAACAGTTGCGCGGTCGCGAACAGTTCTCGCAGTCGGCGCTGGATTCCCTGGATCAGAGCACCGCCGCCGCGCAGAAACGTACCGAACTGCAACTGAGCAGCACACTCGATCTGCAGGACAGCGTGCTCGAACAACAGCGTGCCCAGCTCGATCTGATCAGTGCCCGGGCCGCACGCGATCTTGCCTATGTCTCGCTTTATAAAGCGCTCGGTGGAGCGCCGATCGCCGCCGACAAACCACACGACAAGCATGCGGCGGGAAAGAACTGA
- a CDS encoding non-heme iron oxygenase ferredoxin subunit, translating into MNDWIYVGTRSELLPGEFKVVWDGDVAIAVYNIDGDLYAIEDVCTHDGGELAGGPLQGFEVECPRHGARFDLRNGEVTCPPAYEPVACFPVREEHGGIWTKDDRG; encoded by the coding sequence ATGAACGACTGGATCTATGTCGGTACGCGCAGCGAATTGCTGCCGGGCGAGTTCAAGGTGGTGTGGGATGGCGATGTCGCTATCGCGGTCTACAATATCGATGGCGATCTCTACGCTATCGAAGACGTCTGTACCCACGATGGTGGGGAGCTTGCCGGTGGTCCGTTGCAAGGTTTCGAGGTCGAATGCCCGCGGCATGGGGCGCGTTTTGACTTGCGCAATGGTGAAGTGACTTGTCCGCCTGCGTATGAACCGGTGGCGTGTTTTCCGGTGCGTGAAGAGCACGGTGGAATCTGGACCAAGGATGATCGTGGCTGA
- a CDS encoding acyltransferase: MKLRFAHQLRAVAALSVVIYHYWGIFFSPVIRSIVGTPASFVPVPPGYTRHVLSPPFGEFFYGVFGVAVFFMISGLVIPISLRSLSTGKFLIRRFFRIYPVYWFCLLISIGMYVLCSWYWSTPLSDRISWPFLLKNLTLLHSATGIPSLDFVCWSLAVEIKFYAIVALIFFIGRQAHQVMMTSTAFLALCCIGAYFATHGSGQEAFFSYLVSDMRYMTLMFLGCLFYYVLYGELSARAALGYGVIIYALFVTINAFYENAFFGPLVKNYSYALILFWACYLLRDSFRDNKVLDFLADISFPLYLVHSMIGYVAMPILIDKGMSYTFAWMVSVGLAMLVAFLVHRYVEVPVNAFGKKVSDFRRSVALDTL; encoded by the coding sequence ATGAAGCTTAGATTTGCTCATCAACTACGCGCCGTTGCCGCTCTATCGGTCGTCATCTATCACTATTGGGGCATTTTCTTCTCCCCTGTCATACGCTCGATCGTGGGAACGCCTGCGAGCTTTGTGCCGGTACCACCTGGGTATACACGACATGTGCTGTCGCCCCCATTCGGTGAATTCTTCTACGGCGTTTTCGGCGTCGCCGTCTTTTTTATGATCAGCGGGCTTGTCATCCCGATCAGCTTGAGAAGCCTGTCGACGGGCAAGTTCCTGATACGGCGATTCTTCCGCATCTATCCCGTCTACTGGTTTTGCCTGTTGATAAGCATCGGCATGTACGTCCTTTGCTCATGGTACTGGTCGACGCCATTATCCGATCGCATCAGTTGGCCGTTTCTGCTGAAGAACCTGACACTCCTTCATAGCGCAACGGGCATCCCATCGCTGGATTTCGTCTGCTGGTCGCTGGCCGTGGAAATCAAGTTCTACGCGATCGTTGCCCTGATCTTCTTCATAGGCAGGCAAGCGCACCAGGTCATGATGACCTCGACGGCTTTTCTTGCCTTGTGTTGTATCGGCGCTTATTTCGCCACGCACGGATCCGGCCAGGAGGCTTTCTTTTCGTACCTGGTCTCGGACATGAGGTATATGACGCTCATGTTCCTCGGCTGCCTGTTCTACTACGTACTCTACGGCGAGCTGAGCGCAAGGGCTGCGCTGGGTTATGGCGTCATCATCTACGCCCTGTTCGTCACGATCAATGCGTTCTATGAGAATGCATTCTTCGGCCCGTTGGTGAAGAACTATAGCTATGCGCTGATTCTGTTCTGGGCCTGTTATCTACTAAGAGATAGCTTCAGGGACAACAAGGTTCTCGACTTCCTGGCCGACATCAGCTTTCCGCTCTACCTGGTTCACTCGATGATCGGGTACGTCGCCATGCCGATCCTGATCGACAAGGGTATGTCCTATACGTTCGCATGGATGGTCAGCGTTGGCCTGGCCATGCTCGTCGCCTTCCTTGTGCATCGATATGTCGAAGTCCCCGTCAACGCATTCGGCAAGAAGGTGTCGGACTTTCGTAGATCCGTGGCGCTCGACACTTTGTAG
- a CDS encoding TPM domain-containing protein — protein MRQALGRAGLARWLALLVFCAWMLPASAGAQDVPELRGRVNDYAGVLGNTSALEAKLAAEEQRAGNQVVVLTVADLAGQDIESYANAAFHQWRLGHKGVDNGVLIVLAVKDRRARIEVGYGLEGDLTDVTSSLILREQMHPLFAKGDYAGGINAGVDAVLGVLAGATVTGTPESTPHKDSVPIWVSIFLMVLTVIFSLMAASGGGLATLWVTPLCSIFLFVLWPWYWALAALLACLMGVYAMRRQNMRKAFTRKGMVRKAFASNHLTDWPPSLWQVMLWVGAWTSTGSRSSSSSDSSSWSSSSSSSDWSSSSGSSSDSSFSGDGGDSGGGGSSDSW, from the coding sequence ATGCGGCAAGCTTTGGGCCGGGCCGGGTTGGCCCGATGGCTGGCATTGTTGGTTTTTTGCGCATGGATGCTTCCGGCTTCCGCTGGGGCGCAGGACGTCCCGGAGCTGCGCGGACGCGTCAATGACTACGCTGGCGTGCTGGGCAATACGTCCGCACTGGAAGCCAAGCTCGCTGCGGAAGAACAACGCGCCGGCAATCAGGTCGTCGTGCTGACTGTGGCCGACCTTGCCGGCCAGGATATCGAGAGCTACGCCAACGCGGCGTTCCATCAATGGCGGCTCGGACACAAGGGTGTCGATAACGGCGTGTTGATCGTTCTTGCGGTCAAGGATCGGCGTGCACGTATCGAAGTCGGTTATGGCCTCGAAGGCGATCTGACCGATGTGACCAGCTCGCTGATTCTGCGCGAGCAGATGCATCCATTGTTTGCAAAAGGCGATTACGCGGGCGGCATCAATGCCGGCGTCGATGCCGTGCTGGGCGTGCTTGCCGGTGCAACGGTCACGGGTACGCCCGAAAGCACGCCACACAAGGACAGCGTGCCGATATGGGTATCTATTTTCTTGATGGTGCTTACGGTGATTTTCAGCCTGATGGCCGCCAGCGGCGGCGGCCTGGCCACGCTGTGGGTCACGCCGTTGTGCAGTATTTTTCTGTTCGTGCTTTGGCCGTGGTATTGGGCTCTGGCAGCCTTATTGGCTTGCCTGATGGGCGTCTATGCGATGCGCCGGCAAAACATGCGCAAGGCTTTTACGCGCAAGGGCATGGTAAGGAAGGCGTTTGCATCGAATCACCTCACCGATTGGCCGCCTTCGCTCTGGCAGGTCATGCTTTGGGTCGGTGCGTGGACGTCTACGGGCTCGAGATCGTCGTCCAGTAGCGACAGTTCGAGTTGGAGCAGTTCGAGCTCGTCCAGCGACTGGTCGTCGTCATCGGGCTCATCGTCGGATTCGAGTTTTTCCGGCGACGGTGGCGATTCGGGTGGCGGCGGTTCGTCCGATAGCTGGTAA
- a CDS encoding MipA/OmpV family protein has translation MIPQHRPALALLALCMLGLTGMPSLAHADNEPTGDFTNYVGAGVMRMPGWIGSDNHRDQLAPFIQVTVDKNITLSTSDGLTVDFIHRDGWQGGFYGNYMWGRSHEDLGPRLAGIVDSLSPRLNAGGYIEYHPNDIVNFGATLSHDTEGAGAYLNLYVDSGLPPLWGIEESIQLQWQAMNAPAMRRFFGVTATQAAQLGTYAWNPSAGNQQIELEYDALIPVTRRTAVLLSVDYARLLGDAADSPLVKRFGSANQVTTSLGFVYRF, from the coding sequence GTGATACCGCAACATCGGCCGGCGCTCGCGTTGCTGGCGCTTTGCATGCTCGGATTGACCGGCATGCCATCGCTTGCACACGCCGATAACGAGCCGACCGGTGATTTCACCAATTACGTCGGCGCCGGTGTGATGCGCATGCCCGGATGGATAGGCTCGGACAACCACCGCGATCAATTGGCGCCGTTTATCCAGGTGACGGTGGATAAGAACATCACCTTGTCCACGTCCGACGGGCTCACCGTCGATTTCATCCACCGCGACGGCTGGCAAGGCGGTTTTTACGGCAATTACATGTGGGGCCGCAGCCACGAAGATCTGGGCCCGCGCCTGGCCGGCATCGTCGACTCGCTGTCGCCGCGGCTCAATGCGGGCGGCTATATCGAATATCACCCGAACGACATCGTGAATTTCGGCGCCACGCTCAGTCACGATACCGAAGGTGCCGGTGCCTATCTCAACCTCTATGTCGACAGCGGATTGCCGCCGTTGTGGGGGATCGAGGAGTCCATACAGTTGCAATGGCAGGCGATGAATGCACCGGCCATGCGCCGTTTCTTCGGCGTCACCGCAACCCAGGCGGCACAATTGGGCACTTACGCCTGGAACCCGAGCGCCGGCAATCAACAGATCGAGCTGGAATACGATGCATTGATCCCGGTAACCCGGCGCACGGCCGTATTGCTATCGGTGGATTACGCGCGCCTGCTTGGTGATGCCGCCGACAGCCCCCTGGTGAAGCGCTTCGGCTCGGCCAACCAGGTGACTACGTCGCTGGGTTTCGTCTATCGCTTTTGA
- a CDS encoding ABC transporter ATP-binding protein has protein sequence MSSQPSIPSTSLQARSVSKAFTNGKLRSAVLQDLSLDVGAGELTLISGPSGCGKSTLLSILSGLQRPDQGGVSALGQDLGELNTRELERFRLHHTGFVFQGFNLFPALNALEQVALPLSYLGLSDAEARRRAAESLEEVGLGPRMELRPSELSGGEKQRVAIARALAKEPELLFADEPTSALDAANGQIVIDILHRIARTHGTTVLCVTHDPRLVGHADRVLTMEDGRILSDHRPAIATGTAGDDIEEPST, from the coding sequence ATGTCGAGCCAGCCATCCATTCCGTCGACATCGCTGCAAGCGCGCAGCGTGAGCAAGGCTTTCACCAACGGAAAGCTCCGTTCGGCCGTGCTGCAGGACCTCAGCCTCGATGTAGGCGCAGGCGAGCTGACCCTGATTTCCGGCCCGTCCGGTTGCGGCAAGAGCACCCTGCTCTCGATCCTGAGCGGCCTGCAACGGCCCGACCAGGGCGGCGTCAGCGCGCTCGGTCAGGACCTGGGCGAATTGAATACGCGTGAGCTCGAGCGTTTCCGCCTGCATCACACCGGCTTCGTGTTTCAGGGCTTCAATCTGTTCCCAGCCCTGAATGCACTGGAACAGGTCGCGCTACCGCTGAGCTATCTGGGCCTGTCCGATGCCGAGGCTCGCCGCCGGGCGGCCGAATCACTCGAAGAGGTCGGCCTGGGCCCGCGCATGGAGCTGCGCCCGTCCGAGCTCTCCGGTGGCGAGAAACAACGCGTGGCGATCGCGCGCGCGCTGGCCAAGGAGCCGGAGCTGCTGTTCGCCGACGAGCCGACCAGCGCGCTGGATGCCGCCAACGGCCAGATCGTCATCGACATACTGCATCGCATCGCCCGCACGCACGGCACCACGGTGCTCTGCGTCACGCATGATCCACGCCTGGTCGGCCACGCTGACCGCGTTCTGACCATGGAGGATGGCCGCATATTGAGCGATCATCGGCCAGCCATCGCGACCGGCACCGCCGGCGACGATATCGAGGAACCTTCTACATGA